AATCTTTGGCGGTATTTGTACTTTCCTTTATATGTATTAAATATACAAATCAAAGCATTAGAACTCCTGTTGTTAATATTCTTCCTTCATAGTCATCTGCTCAAGCTTACCTCTTTTCGTACCAAATGTTAGGGCAACCAAGGTATCTTTGCAGTGACATGGAAACAATGAGACTTGCGCTGGACAAtaacaccaaaaaagaaaaacaagcacACACGCGGCACCCACACACAAATTCTCACATATTTCTATTATGATTAATTCCGTCTACCGCATCAATCTAGCCATGATAATTGGCCAAATTGGTTAAGGCTTACTCTCAAGGTGTTCGGAGCCCCCTTGGTCACAAGTCCAAATCCCCAAGTTGCTCATCGATCTTAAGAAAATCCAGGTTCATCTATGGTGGGAGTTCGTCTTCTTTACAAGATAACAATTATGACTTAAAACCAACATTCCAATCATGGGCTTGAAACTCCTCTGATAAGCCCCAAGCGGAGTTGATATTTGTCGCCCCTTCCTACCGTTTACTGATCCAAAACTAATCTTTTCAAGGAGCATCGAGCACATGCCTTGGTGCCCCGTCCTCGGGACCTGATTTGTGGTATGCATATACTCAGTTAGGGTATGGGTAAAAAGGCCTACATAATTGCAAGAACATGCTCATTTAAATTAGCCTCCTGTatctcaacccaaaaaaaaaaaaaaaaaaaaaaattagcaccCTGCATTCCgaccgaacaaaaaaaaaaaaaaaaaaagctccctGTATTTATTGAACGGTCCAATTGGACTTAATAACTTTTTGTCATCCAAACACTTGAATGTataaataactttttctttttgtgcagTAAGTACTCTGTTATGAAGAAAATTCTGACTATTTATGCACTTAGCAACAGATAAAAGTTGTCTGGGTAAAGTTACGAGAGAAAAAGGTAAATAACAATGCATCTTTTATTGGCACAGTAAAAAAACACTTAGGGtatatttggtaaccattatgttaccaaaataatttctactcggaaatgattttttctaatttcgttTACTAAATGAGTTTCCGAGTATTTGAAgacgtttggtaactatacaaaatttatatttccaaaataaaaatgtatttcgTATGACCCTcaaattttttgtaacttagaactttttaaataattttattacattttctatttttttccttttctttttcttctttctcaagaagaggaagaagatttttcttttttttggggtaacAAAAAATAGAACTAGATACTTTTGGTACATTACCAAATAGACCATTAGCAATTTTTcgcaacttttcaattttttttaatgaagttgCTGTGCATTTAATCATCcccattttcagcttttttgCAGGCTAGTCATCTTTAATTATAATGCTTTGCCACCTGTCACAAATCGTGAGTGATCTAATTGGATAGATGTGTGCTACGTCCGCGGTTAACGGGACGCTTTGATATCACTGACCACACAATGTTTCCCCGACATTCTTGGACACCATCTGCCAATATCCTCTTTGTGCACTCATCTCGTCCCGTCCTCTTTCGGCGACATACTATGAAATGATTGATTTCGTCGATGCTGTCCTCAATTTCTCCCCTGTGATTAGTCTGGTTTTCCAACATAACACAGCATAAAGGTGAACTAGAGTGAAAAAGAAACCATTCTTCACGACTCAACAAGGTTCCATTCTGATTTACTGGCATGTACCATACAACACCACACCCAAGTAGACCGATAGTTACACATCCGAATAGCGGAAGATGTCTAATAAAAGACTGAAATGACGGCGTCTCCATTATTTACCACCCAGTCGACGCAAGCAAGGACGGTGTGGTTTTTCCACAGtcaaacaaaagtaaagagaAGGCTGTCTCCATCAATTACAACAGAATTCTTGAAACTTGACCACACGACTACGTTTGAAGCAAAGAAGCTCAAAGTGGAGAAGATAGGCAACCTTTAATAAAAGTTTGCCTGGAATCGACCGTCAAGGCTAAGTACCACTGGATGGAGACAAAGTGGCCGGGCAATTCACATTCAACGCCACCGTTGTCCTTGTTCCATCCATGCCAGCAGGTCGCCAGTCCTCATCTTGCAGGACATCGGGGCAGCGAACTATAAGTCTCGATATTGCAACTCCAAGGCGAATGATATGGAAGGCTATGCGGTGCAAATACTGCGAATTTACCACAAAAGGAATGTACATTGCCATGTACAAAGCGCAGATATGGTATATGGCAATAGCTCCAATCAACAGGAAAAGAGAGGCGAGCCAAGTGAGTTTGCTTATGAGCACGTATCCACCGGCCATAAATGCTATGGACATTGTTCCGAGAGCTACCAACAGCCACTTTATTGCAATTATATGGGCAGTTAGAGCAACGTAAGAGTCATTCAGATCTGCCCAAGGCAACATGACAACCACACATATGGCACTGTACATCGCAATGGTGTTGCAAATGACAAAGGCCTGGAACATTCCCCTCTTCAGCATTGTAGCCGTTCCCGGGTTAGGCTGAGAACTCTCAACAAAACCTCCAGGAATGGCAAAACCAGCCGCAAAGGTCACGGTTGCCACTAGCGTGGCGATGATAGAACGAGCGTTTGCCTGTCCCCTCAATATACCTCCGGTTTGGAGAGCAAGGACTGTAAATTCCGCCataatttcttgatttcttgaCCTATAGACAGCCAAATCTTTACTTGTAGGTGCCCCGGCAGATTTCAAAATCATTGAGGGTAATCTCTAGGAATGGGCCAAACAAGAACATACGGGGTTAATGTGATTGGAAGCTGTCGTACATACCGCATGAAGATAGAAGCAATTCGCTTGATTTTGTGATCGTTAATGTTTGATTTTGGAGTTCCTAGTGAGTGAGTGCATACCTTTTGAAGCATAGGACCCGTTCTTCTGATTTGCTCTGTCGCAAAGTCAAGAGCCGTCAAGCATTCGTTGTTGAGAAGGTTACAATCAACTCTTTTGTCCAGCACGAGATCAAGCAGAACCACGGGGTGCCACGGCAATGTGGCCAAATGCAGAGGAGTGTTCCCATCATTGTCTCTCTCGTTGATGAGCTTCTCCAGGTTGGCATTCCCAAGTATGTACCTCAATGCCCGGATTCTTCCATGCTTGGCACAGACATGAAGGATGTTTTGTCCTTGTCGATTGATCAACTCCGTGGGATCTGGCCACTGCTGAAGCAGCTCCTTGATTGCTTCAACATGACCCTCTTTACAAGCAACGTGAATCGGAAAATGGCCGTCTCTATCGTATTCGACTGCGCTCGAGGCGAATTCTTCTAGTAGGTATTTGATGCCATCACAGTAATTGATGTACGCTGCCAAATGAAGGGGAGTGCGTCCCCTACCGTCTTTCAATTCAAACAATCGTGGATTGCTTGCACTTATTTTCTGTAGCATGCCTGGATTAAGTGCAAAATAAAACCACGTGAATATTAAATCACGCATTCATTTGCAAcggattatatttttaaaataattttcaatgatttcctatttagaataattgatagtgattccataaaatttcataaGATTTTAGAGTATGAGATCCTAAATTCAAGTATATCTAGATCTCTCA
The sequence above is drawn from the Eucalyptus grandis isolate ANBG69807.140 chromosome 11, ASM1654582v1, whole genome shotgun sequence genome and encodes:
- the LOC104427252 gene encoding protein ACCELERATED CELL DEATH 6 produces the protein MAVSLQAVQRLEAMLDRDSVSCDETTAQELFTAAKQGDANEFIGVVARYCSEPNRRLCLSVILSPSRSSLLHVAAGLERDEILRAIIGHFPGHEVARKNCRGDTPLHLAARAGRTAAAGVLIDRALDVGWGEIWQALVQVKNDRGNTPLHEAVVNGHLDVARILRGKDLQPVYLENKEGKCPVSLAVERGNLEVLGLLLEEPLDPWRIQGVSPIHAAVLHGKIGMLQKISASNPRLFELKDGRGRTPLHLAAYINYCDGIKYLLEEFASSAVEYDRDGHFPIHVACKEGHVEAIKELLQQWPDPTELINRQGQNILHVCAKHGRIRALRYILGNANLEKLINERDNDGNTPLHLATLPWHPVVLLDLVLDKRVDCNLLNNECLTALDFATEQIRRTGPMLQKRLPSMILKSAGAPTSKDLAVYRSRNQEIMAEFTVLALQTGGILRGQANARSIIATLVATVTFAAGFAIPGGFVESSQPNPGTATMLKRGMFQAFVICNTIAMYSAICVVVMLPWADLNDSYVALTAHIIAIKWLLVALGTMSIAFMAGGYVLISKLTWLASLFLLIGAIAIYHICALYMAMYIPFVVNSQYLHRIAFHIIRLGVAISRLIVRCPDVLQDEDWRPAGMDGTRTTVALNVNCPATLSPSSGT